Proteins encoded within one genomic window of Ptiloglossa arizonensis isolate GNS036 chromosome 3, iyPtiAriz1_principal, whole genome shotgun sequence:
- the LOC143144495 gene encoding uncharacterized protein LOC143144495 translates to MPACTSENISRLWSSSPSISRSSSVSPLVPNSPLSTSPTLVSPISTLKRSSSNVSSLSNTFHGSPSSNSSNAATVIFSPRRRQHHHREPQSYQAQPKQGQNHNRNDSLLLKILSAYIGLLFGIVQGIFSVISYAIWAPALWASVWVYMLWVIFQLPLTALKWFITVLHTPASERARSKRCVLISGGSTVQTVHLARNFYKAGARVVICELDGLFGLAKFSTACSKFYTIPKPGPGNVIEYIKALKDIVQKEKVAYYVPVSANNTAYYDALAKTYLEVMGCECFVPGASEVAALDDPLELLRMCRALSLPTPCHSVLRSLQDVSSLYEQNAFATGRYLMLAAGPAGTRDRSKIVLPPTVREFRNQQHEITESKPWVVIRDPSGKHYITCTTVKYSRIVANVTCLVDEDRGLIPEERPEVAQWLDKFFARMFGAFDGHLSFRLAVSEDGELVPIGCRVGVSLPYICHTGIHPRLVWKPCRHFSRQNSEIFSMGERYLATETITNAMKRPTGEILPHLLGTVLDKREALFTYWDPLPYCAYYHLQLPFRRLAGMIRAQPAQHNPPLAVVQ, encoded by the coding sequence CGACGTCCCCGACTCTGGTGTCGCCGATCTCGACGTTGAAACGATCGAGCTCGAACGTCTCGAGCCTCTCGAACACGTTCCACGGTTCACCGTCGTCGAACAGCTCGAACGCGGCCACGGTGATATTCTCGCCGCGGCGTCGACAACACCACCATCGCGAACCGCAGAGCTACCAGGCGCAACCGAAACAGGGACAGAATCACAACCGAAACGACTCGTTGCTGCTGAAGATACTGAGCGCGTACATCGGTCTGTTGTTCGGGATCGTACAAGGGATCTTCAGCGTGATCAGTTACGCGATATGGGCGCCGGCGCTCTGGGCGTCCGTCTGGGTGTACATGCTCTGGGTAATTTTCCAGCTGCCCTTGACCGCTCTGAAATGGTTCATCACCGTTCTTCATACACCAGCGTCCGAGAGGGCACGCAGCAAACGATGCGTACTGATCAGCGGCGGCAGCACCGTGCAAACGGTCCACCTGGCCCGTAACTTCTACAAAGCAGGTGCCAGGGTCGTGATCTGCGAGCTGGACGGTTTGTTCGGTCTGGCCAAGTTCTCGACCGCTTGCTCCAAGTTCTACACGATACCGAAACCCGGCCCCGGGAACGTGATCGAGTACATAAAAGCGTTAAAGGACATCGTCCAGAAGGAGAAGGTTGCCTACTACGTACCGGTCAGCGCCAACAACACGGCCTATTACGACGCTCTGGCGAAAACCTACTTGGAAGTAATGGGTTGCGAGTGTTTCGTACCCGGTGCAAGCGAGGTGGCAGCTCTCGACGATCCGCTCGAGTTGCTGCGTATGTGTCGCGCGTTGAGCCTACCGACGCCCTGTCATTCGGTTCTGCGTTCGCTCCAGGACGTTTCCAGTCTTTACGAGCAGAACGCCTTCGCCACGGGCAGATACCTGATGCTGGCCGCTGGACCGGCCGGGACGAGGGACAGAAGCAAGATAGTGCTGCCACCGACCGTCAGGGAGTTCCGTAATCAACAACACGAGATCACCGAGAGCAAACCGTGGGTGGTAATTCGGGACCCAAGTGGCAAACACTACATCACCTGCACCACGGTCAAGTATTCGAGGATCGTGGCGAACGTTACCTGTCTGGTGGACGAGGACcgaggtctgatacccgaggaACGACCGGAAGTGGCCCAGTGGCTGGACAAGTTCTTCGCTCGTATGTTCGGCGCTTTCGACGGACACTTGAGCTTCAGGTTGGCGGTTTCCGAGGACGGAGAATTGGTGCCGATCGGGTGTCGCGTGGGAGTCAGTCTACCCTATATCTGCCACACGGGGATTCATCCGCGATTGGTGTGGAAACCGTGCAGACATTTCTCCAGACAGAATTCGGAGATCTTCTCGATGGGTGAGAGGTACTTGGCAACGGAAACGATCACCAACGCGATGAAACGACCAACCGGGGAGATCCTGCCGCATCTGTTGGGCACGGTGCTCGACAAACGGGAGGCTCTGTTCACTTACTGGGACCCGTTGCCCTATTGCGCCTACTATCACCTTCAGCTACCGTTCAGGCGTCTGGCGGGCATGATAAGGGCACAACCCGCCCAGCACAATCCTCCGTTGGCTGTGGTGCAGTAA
- the LOC143144682 gene encoding uncharacterized protein LOC143144682, with translation MILVPLFFALCVLVATGQRNDDQCRWRTDEQLIWEYDVRRPYRIGGYQEVEAEYGPTSATITCIGVDSVSDENNGAMWVTSGGIGYNFIRIKFRSKYSRGLRYRVYVYGKPH, from the exons ATGATCCTCGTCCCGTTGTTTTTTGCGTTGTGCGTTCTCGTCGCGACTGGCCAGAGGAACGACGATCAGTGCCGGTGGAGAACCGACGAGCAACTTATCTGGGAGTACGACGTCAGAAGACCGTACAGGATCGGTGGATACCAA GAAGTCGAAGCGGAGTACGGGCCGACGAGCGCGACGATCACTTGCATAGGAGTCGACTCCGTCTCCGACGAGAACAACGGTGCCATGTGGGTGACTTCCGGCGGGATAGGTTACAACTTCATCAGGATCAAATTCAGGTCCAAGTACTCGAGAGGACTTCGCTACCGAGTCTACGTCTATGGAAAACCCCACTGA